A window of Cyclopterus lumpus isolate fCycLum1 chromosome 14, fCycLum1.pri, whole genome shotgun sequence contains these coding sequences:
- the zgc:165604 gene encoding immunoglobulin superfamily member 11 yields MGSSGRRMLWTLCVCFTALENAALRVTMRESSVKVVQGDVVVLPCSFFTSSPLSRLNVIWTLAPFSSPETPTQVIVYDHGQVIEDPSFIGRVGFTGIPWSADIVLNDTRVSDAGTYRCMVNNPPETADPGIGELALSVLAPPSLPVCQWDGDVDMGGSVTLSCSVAEGVPSPEIRWDKLNPEEITLPINMEGSLSGSVQIVNVSSQTSGLYRCSANNLLGTENCYVNLSIYTTPDSSSGLLQGVLLTLSMSLVLLALLVLLLWLHRTGQDGRWREGREEEEECYNEIRYTPSLMKRSFV; encoded by the exons ATGGGCTCTTCTGGAAGACGCATGCTctggactctgtgtgtgtgtttcactgctCTGGAAAATG CTGCACTCAGGGTAACTATGAGGGAATCTAGCGTCAAGGTGGTTCAAGGGGATGTTGTGGTCCTGCCCTGCTCTTTCTTCACCTCCAGCCCCCTCTCCAGACTCAACGTTATCTGGACTCTGGCTCCCTTCTCCAGTCCTGAAACCCCAACACAG GTGATTGTGTATGACCACGGACAGGTGATTGAAGACCCCTCATTCATTGGCAGGGTGGGTTTTACAG GTATTCCCTGGAGTGCAGATATCGTCCTGAATGACACGCGTGTATCGGATGCCGGTACTTACCGCTGTATGGTCAATAACCCACCAGAGACCGCCGACCCCGGCATTGGAGAGCTGGCGCTCAGTGTTCTGG CGCCGCCTTCGCTGCCCGTGTGCCAGTGGGACGGAGACGTTGATATGGGAGGAAGTGTCACGCTGTCCTGCTCGGTGGCGGAGGGCGTCCCCAGTCCAGAAATCCGCTGGGATAAACTAAATCCAGAAGAAATTACACTTCCCATCAACATGGAGGG ctctctctcaggctccGTCCAGATTGTCAACGTCTCGTCTCAGACGTCCGGTTTGTATCGTTGCTCCGCCAACAACCTCCTGGGAACGGAGAACTGCTACGTCAACCTGTCCATTTACACAA CCCCGGACAGTTCCTCGGGCCTCCTGCAGGGGGTGCTGCTCACCTTGTCCATGAGCTTGGTGTTGCTGGCGCTGCTGGTGCTCCTGCTGTGGCTCCATCGCACAGGACAGGACGGCAGGTGGAGggagggcagagaggaggaggaggagtgttaCAATGAGATCCGATATACTCCGTCTCTGATGAAGCGTTCGTTTGTTTGA
- the dlat gene encoding dihydrolipoyllysine-residue acetyltransferase component of pyruvate dehydrogenase complex, mitochondrial, which produces MLRLVLRLRPSAGLHCPRALLVGPATTLSTRSVPGAGSLKRFHCGAGSRTACLGSGFRHRGPLLRCPSYQGTRFYSLPPHQKVELPALSPTMQTGTIARWEKKEGEKIGEGELIAEVETDKATVGFEIMEECYLAKILVPEGTRDVTIGAVICITVDSPDLIAAFKDVTLESLQAAGASPSPVASTPPAAPGSSYPPHMKITLPALSPTMTMGTVQRWEKKVGEKLSEGDLLAEIETDKATIGFEVQEEGYLAKIMVAEGTRDVPLGLPLCIIVEKESDIAAFKDYVETGVAEVSTPAPAPAPAAAPAVAAPSPAATAAALAVPRKGRVFASPLAKKLAAEKGIDLAQVSGSGPDGRITRKDIDSFVPPKAAPAVAAAPTPAVASAPAAAPGAPAGTFTDVPISNIRKVIAQRLMQSKQTIPHYYLSVDVNMDQVIELRKDLNAEVKAQNIKLSVNDFIIKASALACLKVPECNSSWLDTVIRQNHVVDLSVAVSTANGLITPIVFNAHIKGLAAISSDVSALAAKAREGKLQPHEFQGGTFTISNLGMFGIKNFSAIINPPQSCILAVGGSEKRLMPADNEKGFDVASMMSVTLSCDHRVVDGAVGAQWLAEFRKFLEKPVTMLL; this is translated from the exons ATGCTTCGTCTCGTCCTGCGGCTCAGGCCGTCCGCCGGGCTGCACTGTCCCCGTGCCCTCCTGGTCGGGCCTGCTACTACCCTCAGCACCCGCTCTGTGCCCGGAGCCGGTTCTCTGAAGCGGTTCCACTGCGGAGCGGGGTCCCGGACAGCGTGTCTGGGCTCCGGCTTCAGACACAGGGGGCCTCTGCTGCGGTGTCCCAGCTACCAGGGCACGCGTTTCTACAGCCTGCCGCCGCACCAGAAG GTGGAGCTTCCTGCGCTGTCACCCACCATGCAGACGGGAACGATCGCACGCtgggagaagaaggagggagagaaaatcGGCGAGGGCGAACTTATAGCTGAG GTGGAGACTGACAAGGCCACTGTTGGTTTTGAGATAATGGAGGAGTGCTATCTGGCAAAGATCTTGGTTCCTGAAGGGACCAGAGATGTCACCATTGGAGCTGTAATCTGCATCACGGTTGACAG CCCTGACCTCATCGCAGCCTTTAAGGACGTAACGTTGGAGTCTCTTCAAGCAGCCGGGGCCAGTCCTTCACCAGTTGCCTCCACTCCCCCTGCAGCCCCGGGCAGTTCTTATCCCCCACACATGAAG ATCACACTTCCTGCCCTCTCTCCCACCATGACGATGGGAACAGTGCAGCGCTGGGAAAAGAAGGTGGGAGAGAAGCTGAGTGAAGGAGATCTGCTGGCTGAGATCGAGACTGACAAGGCGACCATCG gctttgaggtgcaggaggagggatACTTGGCCAAAATCATGGTGGCAGAGGGAACTCGGGATGTTCCCCTGGGATTGCCTCTCTGCATCATTGTagagaaagaaagtgacatCGCTGCCTTCAAGGATTATGTAGAGACTGGAGTGGCAGAGGTTTCCacaccagctccagctccagcaccG gctgcagctccagctgttGCAGCACCCAGTCCTGCTGCCACAGCCGCTGCCCTGGCAGTACCCAGGAAGGGCCGTGTGTTTGCCAGCCCGCTCGCCAAGAAACTCGCTGCAGAGAAAGGAATTGACCTGGCACAGGTCAGCG GCTCTGGTCCTGATGGGCGCATCACCAGGAAAGATATTGACAGTTTTGTTCCACCAAAGGCTGCACCC GCCGTAGCTGCTGCTCCCACTCCAGCTGTAGCTTCTGcacctgctgcagctcctggtgCACCAGCTGGGACCTTCACAGACGTCCCGATCAGCAACATCCGCAAA GTCATCGCTCAGAGGTTGATGCAGTCCAAACAGACGATTCCCCACTATTATCTGTCTGTCGATGTCAACATGGACCAAGTGATCGAGCTCCGGAAAGATCTTAATGCT gagGTGAAAGCCCAGAATATCAAGCTTAGTGTCAATGACTTTATCATCAAAGCCAGCGCTCTGGCCTGCCTCAAGGTACCCGAGTGCAACTCGTCCTGGTTGGATACGGTCATCCGCCA GAATCATGTGGTGGACCTGAGCGTCGCAGTGAGCACAGCCAACGGTCTCATCACGCCCATAGTCTTTAACGCCCACATCAAAGGACTGGCCGCCATCAGCTCCGATGTGTCGGCTCTCGCTGCCAAAGCAAGAGAAGGCAAACTGCAGCCACATGAGTTCCAG GGAGGTACATTCACAATCTCTAATTTGGGAATGTTTGGCATCAAGAACTTCTCTGCGATAATCAACCCCCCTCAGTCCTGCATCCTCGCCGTCGGGGGCTCCGAGAAACGGCTGATGCCTGCTGATAACGAGAAAGG GTTCGACGTAGCCAGCATGATGTCGGTGACGCTGAGCTGCGACCACCGGGTGGTGGACGGAGCGGTCGGCGCACAGTGGCTCGCAGAGTTCCGCAAGTTCTTGGAGAAACCCGTCACCATGCTGTTGTGA